From the genome of Nicotiana sylvestris chromosome 1, ASM39365v2, whole genome shotgun sequence:
CATTCTCTACGATTTGTCTTTTAGGGTTTAGAAGGGGTTTGTCCCTTATATATAGCGAAAAAACAACCTTGTAAGGGGGCTCTCTCTTTTTTCTGCTTTTCCAGCTAAGAACACTGACTGTAACACTTGTCTGCATAAACGATTGGTATCGTTAATGTTCGATCATTCATCTTCACAAGATCAAGAAATATTATCCACTGTATTCATCTTATATACCCTccgttctagagattattatacttagctaagatttaccccttcatttttttcaattgatttattcaaaaaaatTCCAATATCACAATATTCTCACTTTATTATGTTACTGAAATCATAGTTAAATTGTTGTGGTTTAGCATAAACACCGAATGCATGTATATTTTTCAATAGGCTCTTGATTGAAGCATTGACAtagtaagaaagaaaataaaataagtacAGATGAAAACAAGTGCGATGAAAGAGTAATATTTCTACATAAATTTTCGTACCATCAATTTAATAAAGTTTATTTTAAGAATTCGATTGTCGATCAAGTTATTGATTTGATAAATTTCAAGCATACCAAAATGAACATTAGATCTGAATGTTAATTAGGAGTTAGAGATAGTAAGTTCAGATATCCCAATCTTCTCTTGGCTGCTTATATATTATTTATAACGTCTACATATTGTGACGATTCAATTCTTATTATTTCCATAGTTAGAAAGTTTCTATCATATCTCAACTGCTCTTCCTAttattgttttcttcttcttcttttttccattATTGACATGACCATTAATCCCAAACTGGTCTAGAGGATTTAACTTTGAATTAAGTCATCAAAAAATATGATTAAGCCTTTGATAGTAGTTGCTTACTGTTTGCACATTCTAAGAAAATTTAagatttagggtgtgtttgggACGAAGGAaatgttttttaattttttcatatttggttGGCTTTTTCTTaggaactcattttcctccaatcggaggaaaaaatatttttcttatcaagaaaaaggaaaatatttttcaaaactccttctcaatcCAACCCACCCTCACCAACCCGCCCCCAACCCCTCTCTCCAAAAAAGGCTTTTTTCTTCAAATTACAGTTTTTCCattaccacccaccctactacccctcAACCCCACCGCCACACCCCACTCCCCTCCctcaaaaaaatttatttttttacctttttttttgcaatttcaaacTTCTGTTTTTTCGTTTTCTGTACCACCCACCCTCCAAAAAAaaattttcttactttttttttgtaatttcaaatttttgtttttttcatttttctgcccCTGTTCCCCCACCCCCGCGcgcgaaaaaaatattttttaaatatatttttccgttttagttttttatttatcggtttaaatgCTCAAaatttacaagttccaaagttatgagttcggaggtttatgtgtttgaaatttacgggtttagaaattataaaattTACGGGTTTGAAATTCCACGGTTTCGAAAGTTTAGCgattcgaaagtttatgaaatttgtgggttcggaaggttgttggtttgaaagtttattgcttcatgtttattatatctaaattatttatgaatagtACTCTTGAGAAGCCATTTTTCTTAATTTGCGTATTAAACaccgaaaaatgaataagattactacttgttttccaagaaaatattttcttggaaaacattttTCATTATACCAAGCACACCCTTAGTCGTTATGGTTGTTGACAGAACATCACGACACAAATGTTTAAAAATTCACCATTGATGACTTGGTAATGCACACTTTGTTTAGGGAAAGTTTGAAGACTGATTCAAACAAATTTTTAACTATAAATAGGAGCACCTCTCTAATCATATTTCTCACAGATAAACAAATTGTTTCAATATATACAGAGTTGTTTCTAATTTGCAATGGCTCTCAAGTCCTTTGTCTTAACCATTGCCATTTTGGCTGTTGTCTCTTCAATAAGCCATGCATCTGATCCTAGTCCTTTGCAAGATTTTTGTGTTGCTGTTAACGACTCTATGGCTGCTGGTAAATTTGCAGAATTTGATTGTTTGTTTTTCACttgtatttgttgttattttcACTTACTAATTATGATTTTTACGCAGTTTTCGTGAATGGAAAAATATGCAAGGATCCGAAGGTTGTCAATGCTGATGACTTCTTCAAATCAGGCCTAAACATACCTGGAAATACTTCAAATCAAGTCGGATCAGCTGTAACTGCTGTGAACGTCGGCAACTTGCCTGGACTCAACACTCTGGGCATTTCGTTAGTTCGTATTGATTATGCACCATATGGTCTCAACCCACCTCATACTCATCCTAGAGCAACTGAGGTTCTTGCTGTACTCGAGGGCACTCTCTATGTCGGTTTTGTCCTTTCAAATCCCGGACCAAATATGAAGAACAAACTCTTTACAAAGATTCTAAAACCTGGAGATGTGTTTGTTTTCCCAATAGGTCTCATTCATTTTCAATTTAATATTGGAAAAAATAAGGCTGTTGCATTTGCTGGACTTAGTAGTCAAAATCCAGGAGTTATCACTATTGctaatgcagtttttggctcggATCCACCAATTAATGACGACGTCCTCGCCAAAGCATTCcaagttgataagaaagtgatCGATTATCTCCAATCACAATTCTGGTGGGACAACAACTAAATTTTATTACAAGCCAAATAATACTATGATGTTATTATTTTATGCTTGTTTTTGGAATTTaagaaatcataaataaaattcaagatcTAGTCCTTTGGACTGGTTTTCCTTGATCTTTGTATTGGACTTACTAAAGGAGGAATTTTTTACGGTTTGTTTTAGTAAAAGTTATGTTTATCATTTGTTATGGTTATGTTTTCTGACCCATACACCGGTTTATTTTGCTCTACACTATTATTTGGCATGCTTATGATTAAAAAGATGAGGTGTTTCTGAATACAATAGATTAGCATTCAATTATTTGCTATAAAATTTAGAAAAAGACACTCATCAGTAAGCAAGTGTTATTTAAGTCCTTTATTTTTGTTGTGTTTTTTCATTCAAAGAAAGAAAGTAAGAAAAAAGGAATTAATCAAGCCAGCCGCCACGTAAAAAATTAATATGACAGTTGTTGACTTAATTGTCAACATATGTTGACTGCTTTCAAAATACAAATGTATACCAAACCAAGTAGTAGGGGTGcgcattcgaatcggtttatcgataaatcgaaacgATTATTTGTTATTGGTTTATCGATTTCaatttcgaaattttccttatcgagttatcgattttgatttcgattttgtcctatTCGATTATCGGTGTATCGATAAAtcgataagatatactaaaaagatAAATATagccttattctataataccctttcctttaccctaagtccctaaccctatt
Proteins encoded in this window:
- the LOC104242175 gene encoding putative germin-like protein 2-1, yielding MALKSFVLTIAILAVVSSISHASDPSPLQDFCVAVNDSMAAVFVNGKICKDPKVVNADDFFKSGLNIPGNTSNQVGSAVTAVNVGNLPGLNTLGISLVRIDYAPYGLNPPHTHPRATEVLAVLEGTLYVGFVLSNPGPNMKNKLFTKILKPGDVFVFPIGLIHFQFNIGKNKAVAFAGLSSQNPGVITIANAVFGSDPPINDDVLAKAFQVDKKVIDYLQSQFWWDNN